In Oncorhynchus mykiss isolate Arlee chromosome 1, USDA_OmykA_1.1, whole genome shotgun sequence, the following proteins share a genomic window:
- the LOC110526927 gene encoding PWWP domain-containing protein 2B isoform X1: MEAVAEELRAGSRIPVTVDQIVNDTLVVTLTYQERCYMGILLDCNKKTGLFCLPDITSKPVECPALKPGCDIPEVLREEPVTKPPSQASHHRPKDENTLPENDPLGARLPAPLPTTVPAGHGPYPPYFEGAPFPQPIWVRHSYGQWVPQPPPRTIKRKKRRTREPGQMTMSTIRLRPRQVLCEKCKNTLNSDEDSKDGMPTTKASRKENAPQSDEDSKDGSVKLTRKEDADATKDNSKRRENGPNGYDSKRLRKDKRDEEPKFPAVDIIPHSPVIKISYSTPQGKGEVMKIPARVHGSVKPFCPKQLMQNGLKGQLGKVPEPTTLTQTQEQRHILDATRTGLTVSIPKLKLPRPPTAGLDFPSPKIRVRTLGDGEDSLTVYDAELVERQSRKSFGVPVPRPLPHSEDSGDKTPMELWSGSSGEEVDRGQSDLALLINLRKRKADSSSLSVCSTDSLDESKSFSSDGTSPELCDLAPGEHISSMSSSISQDDSKTVPPLTVRLHTRSMTKCVTEEGHAVAVGDVVWGKIHGFPWWPARVLSISGSRKEESNCEVQWPEAKVAWFGSPTTSQLSVAKLSPFREFFRSRFNRKKKGMYRRAIVEAAKAVGHMSPEITSLLTSHCETG; the protein is encoded by the exons ATGGAGGCTGTGGCCGAGGAGCTGCGGGCCGGCTCTCGGATTCCTGTCACTGTTGATCAAATAGTTAACGATACACTAGTAGTGACGCTTACCTATCAAGAAAGGTGCTACATGGGGATATTACTCGATTGCAACAAAAA GACTGGGCTTTTCTGCCTACCGGATATCACCTCAAAGCCAGTGGAATGCCCTGCATTGAAACCTGGTTGTGACATCCCTGAAGTCCTGAGAGAGGAACCTGTTACTAAACCTCCCAGCCAGGCTTCACATCATAGACCAAAGGATGAAAACACGCTCCCTGAAAATGACCCACTAGGTGCCCGTCTCCCAGCCCCTCTGCCCACAACAGTGCCTGCCGGGCACGGTCCATACCCTCCATATTTTGAAGGAGCTCCCTTCCCTCAGCCCATTTGGGTGCGCCACAGCTATGGTCAATGGGTACCTCAGCCACCTCCGCGGACCATTAAAAGGAAGAAGAGGCGGACCCGAGAGCCCGGGCAGATGACCATGAGCACCATCAGACTCCGCCCCCGGCAGGTGTTGTGCGAGAAGTGTAAGAACACACTGAACAGTGACGAGGACAGTAAGGACGGGATGCCCACAACCAAGGCTTCCAGGAAAGAGAACGCTCCACAGAGCGATGAAGACTCCAAAGACGGGTCTGTGAAGTTGACCAGGAAAGAGGATGCAGATGCCACCAAGGATAACAGCAAGAGGCGGGAGAATGGCCCCAACGGCTATGACAGCAAGCGGCTCCGGAAGGACAAGAGGGATGAGGAACCAAAGTTCCCTGCAGTGGACATCATTCCCCACAGCCCGGTCATCAAGATCTCCTACAGCACTCCGCAAGGCAAGGGCGAGGTGATGAAGATCCCAGCTCGGGTCCACGGCTCTGTCAAGCCCTTCTGTCCTAAGCAGCTGATGCAAAACGGCCTAAAAGGCCAGCTGGGCAAGGTGCCCGAGcccaccaccctaacccagacccaGGAGCAGCGCCACATCCTGGACGCCACCAGGACGGGCCTGACCGTGTCCATTCCCAAACTCAAGCTCCCCAGACCCCCAACGGCTGGCCTGGACTTCCCCTCCCCCAAGATTCGAGTGAGGACCCTGGGGGACGGAGAGGACAGCCTGACGGTCTACGATGCAGAGCTggtagagaggcagagcagaAAGAGCTTTGGGGTCCCGGTTCCTCGTCCCCTACCCCACTCGGAGGACTCTGGGGATAAAACCCCCATGGAACTGTGGTCGGGGAGCTCTGGAGAGGAGGTAGACCGAGGCCAAAGTGACCTTGCGCTGCTCATCAACCTTCGCAAGAGGAAAGCGGACTCCTCCAGCCTGTCCGTGTGCAGCACAGACAGTCTAGACGAATCCAAATCCTTCAGCTCAGATGGCACGTCCCCAGAGCTGTGCGACCTAGCGCCCGGCGAGCACATCTCCTCCATGTCCTCCTCGATCTCACAAGACGACAGCAAGACTGTGCCGCCACTCACCGTGCGCCTGCACACACGTAGCATGACCAAGTGCGTGACGGAGGAGGGCCACGCGGTGGCCGTGGGAGACGTGGTGTGGGGGAAGATCCATGGGTTCCCCTGGTGGCCGGCGAGGGTGCTCAGCATCAGCGGCAGCCGCAAAGAGGAGTCTAACTGCGAGGTCCAGTGGCCAGAGGCCAAGGTGGCCTGGTTCGGCTCGCCCACTACCTCCCAGCTGTCCGTTGCCAAACTCTCCCCCTTCCGGGAGTTCTTCAGGTCGCGATTCAACCGCAAGAAGAAAGGGATGTACCGGCGAGCCATCGTGGAAGCTGCCAAGGCCGTGGGCCACATGAGCCCCGAGATCacctctctactcacctctcaCTGCGAAAC
- the LOC110526927 gene encoding PWWP domain-containing protein 2B isoform X2, producing MEAVAEELRAGSRIPVTVDQIVNDTLVVTLTYQERCYMGILLDCNKKTGLFCLPDITSKPVECPALKPGCDIPEVLREEPVTKPPSQASHHRPKDENTLPENDPLGARLPAPLPTTVPAGHGPYPPYFEGAPFPQPIWVRHSYGQWVPQPPPRTIKRKKRRTREPGQMTMSTIRLRPRQVLCEKCKNTLNSDEDSKDGMPTTKASRKENAPQSDEDSKDGSVKLTRKEDADATKDNSKRRENGPNGYDSKRLRKDKRDEEPKFPAVDIIPHSPVIKISYSTPQGKGEVMKIPARVHGSVKPFCPKQLMQNGLKGQLGKVPEPTTLTQTQEQRHILDATRTGLTVSIPKLKLPRPPTAGLDFPSPKIRVRTLGDGEDSLTVYDAELVERQSRKSFGVPVPRPLPHSEDSGDKTPMELWSGSSGEEVDRGQSDLALLINLRKRKADSSSLSVCSTDSLDESKSFSSDGTSPELCDLAPGEHISSMSSSISQDDSKTVPPLTVRLHTRSMTKCVTEEGHAVAVGDVVWGKIHGFPWWPARVLSISGSRKEESNCEVQWPEAKVAWFGSPTTSQLSVAKLSPFREFFRSRFNRKKKGMYRRAIVEAAKAVGHMSPEITSLLTSHCET from the exons ATGGAGGCTGTGGCCGAGGAGCTGCGGGCCGGCTCTCGGATTCCTGTCACTGTTGATCAAATAGTTAACGATACACTAGTAGTGACGCTTACCTATCAAGAAAGGTGCTACATGGGGATATTACTCGATTGCAACAAAAA GACTGGGCTTTTCTGCCTACCGGATATCACCTCAAAGCCAGTGGAATGCCCTGCATTGAAACCTGGTTGTGACATCCCTGAAGTCCTGAGAGAGGAACCTGTTACTAAACCTCCCAGCCAGGCTTCACATCATAGACCAAAGGATGAAAACACGCTCCCTGAAAATGACCCACTAGGTGCCCGTCTCCCAGCCCCTCTGCCCACAACAGTGCCTGCCGGGCACGGTCCATACCCTCCATATTTTGAAGGAGCTCCCTTCCCTCAGCCCATTTGGGTGCGCCACAGCTATGGTCAATGGGTACCTCAGCCACCTCCGCGGACCATTAAAAGGAAGAAGAGGCGGACCCGAGAGCCCGGGCAGATGACCATGAGCACCATCAGACTCCGCCCCCGGCAGGTGTTGTGCGAGAAGTGTAAGAACACACTGAACAGTGACGAGGACAGTAAGGACGGGATGCCCACAACCAAGGCTTCCAGGAAAGAGAACGCTCCACAGAGCGATGAAGACTCCAAAGACGGGTCTGTGAAGTTGACCAGGAAAGAGGATGCAGATGCCACCAAGGATAACAGCAAGAGGCGGGAGAATGGCCCCAACGGCTATGACAGCAAGCGGCTCCGGAAGGACAAGAGGGATGAGGAACCAAAGTTCCCTGCAGTGGACATCATTCCCCACAGCCCGGTCATCAAGATCTCCTACAGCACTCCGCAAGGCAAGGGCGAGGTGATGAAGATCCCAGCTCGGGTCCACGGCTCTGTCAAGCCCTTCTGTCCTAAGCAGCTGATGCAAAACGGCCTAAAAGGCCAGCTGGGCAAGGTGCCCGAGcccaccaccctaacccagacccaGGAGCAGCGCCACATCCTGGACGCCACCAGGACGGGCCTGACCGTGTCCATTCCCAAACTCAAGCTCCCCAGACCCCCAACGGCTGGCCTGGACTTCCCCTCCCCCAAGATTCGAGTGAGGACCCTGGGGGACGGAGAGGACAGCCTGACGGTCTACGATGCAGAGCTggtagagaggcagagcagaAAGAGCTTTGGGGTCCCGGTTCCTCGTCCCCTACCCCACTCGGAGGACTCTGGGGATAAAACCCCCATGGAACTGTGGTCGGGGAGCTCTGGAGAGGAGGTAGACCGAGGCCAAAGTGACCTTGCGCTGCTCATCAACCTTCGCAAGAGGAAAGCGGACTCCTCCAGCCTGTCCGTGTGCAGCACAGACAGTCTAGACGAATCCAAATCCTTCAGCTCAGATGGCACGTCCCCAGAGCTGTGCGACCTAGCGCCCGGCGAGCACATCTCCTCCATGTCCTCCTCGATCTCACAAGACGACAGCAAGACTGTGCCGCCACTCACCGTGCGCCTGCACACACGTAGCATGACCAAGTGCGTGACGGAGGAGGGCCACGCGGTGGCCGTGGGAGACGTGGTGTGGGGGAAGATCCATGGGTTCCCCTGGTGGCCGGCGAGGGTGCTCAGCATCAGCGGCAGCCGCAAAGAGGAGTCTAACTGCGAGGTCCAGTGGCCAGAGGCCAAGGTGGCCTGGTTCGGCTCGCCCACTACCTCCCAGCTGTCCGTTGCCAAACTCTCCCCCTTCCGGGAGTTCTTCAGGTCGCGATTCAACCGCAAGAAGAAAGGGATGTACCGGCGAGCCATCGTGGAAGCTGCCAAGGCCGTGGGCCACATGAGCCCCGAGATCacctctctactcacctctcaCTGCGAAACGTAG